From the Pseudoalteromonas ulvae UL12 genome, the window TGGCACGTAAATTACCCGTTGTAACGACACCGCGTACAACGATGTCTAAATCAGGCTCGACGATATGAATGTCACCAGCGTTAATGGTGTCTACTGCATGTTGGTTGACATCAACCCCCACGACTTCCATTCCGCGCGATGCAATTACAGCCGCTGTTGGTAAGCCGATATACCCTAACCCTATCACGGATACTTTTTTGATAGACATGGTCTTTTTCCTTAAA encodes:
- a CDS encoding 3-hydroxyacyl-CoA dehydrogenase NAD-binding domain-containing protein, whose amino-acid sequence is MSIKKVSVIGLGYIGLPTAAVIASRGMEVVGVDVNQHAVDTINAGDIHIVEPDLDIVVRGVVTTGNLRA